A genomic window from Gossypium hirsutum isolate 1008001.06 chromosome D12, Gossypium_hirsutum_v2.1, whole genome shotgun sequence includes:
- the LOC107955099 gene encoding polyadenylate-binding protein 1 isoform X2, whose protein sequence is MLVDYACTPEEVQQHFQSCGTVNRVTILTDKFGQPKGFAYVEFVEVDAVQNALLLNESELHGRQLKVSAKRTNIPGMKQYRGRPSNPYFRSRRPFMPAFYPPYGYGRVPRFRRPMRYRPY, encoded by the exons GTAGACTATGCATGTACACCTGAGGAAGTACAACAGCATTTTCAATCCTGTGGAACAGTGAACAGAGTTACAATTTTGACCGATAAGTTTGGTCAACCTAAAGGATTTGCTTACGTTGAATTTGTTGAAGTTGATGCTGTCCAAAATGCTCTACTGTTAAATGAATCAGAATTGCATGGTCGCCAGTTGAAG GTCTCGGCTAAGCGAACAAATATTCCTGGAATGAAACAATATCGAGGAAGGCCTTCCAATCCTTACTTCCGCTCCCGAAGGCCTTTCATGCCTGCTTTTTATCCTCCCTATGGCTATGG GAGGGTTCCAAGGTTCAGGCGGCCCATGAGATACCGGCCGTATTAA